A region from the Salvia splendens isolate huo1 chromosome 15, SspV2, whole genome shotgun sequence genome encodes:
- the LOC121768806 gene encoding uncharacterized protein At5g39865-like, protein MGCTTSKPKVCRSCQHPYSPVRRSYSMHVHHPPQKTGDSYHLVALTSSTLGSLKLDPLIQTLAADKSTDDRNQKPSIEDAEKEKEKEIISTVKEEFAMGMIEAKTWSHMIDSKIPKLPPMTPVITPPGEPETIDAWEMMEGLEDSSPLRDAHFRSFSFHVGAADDQPTPRVKEISGGGGSSSSDGDTETSSNDTSIASEFDTGVIATLRKALEDLPPANPFHLRAIGEEEKQSEKEKYKLIVYFTSLRGVRKTYEDCCHVRVMLKGLGAKVDERDVSMHSGFKEELKTALLAAEAGGIGLPSVFLGGKLVGGADEIRRLNEEGMLGKLVENCEPADDGGLAAGCEACGDVRFVPCETCSGSCKIYHDADSENKEEEEDEDEDEDEDEDEDEDEDEDGDGNDGDDDDGDDNEECGFKRCPDCNENGLIRCPICCD, encoded by the coding sequence ATGGGCTGCACCACGTCGAAGCCGAAAGTCTGCCGGAGCTGCCAGCACCCCTACTCTCCGGTGCGGCGGAGCTACTCGATGCACGTGCACCACCCGCCGCAGAAAACAGGGGACAGCTACCATCTCGTGGCCCTCACTTCCTCCACATTGGGATCCCTCAAGCTCGATCCCTTGATCCAAACCCTCGCCGCCGACAAATCCACCGACGATCGGAATCAGAAACCATCAATTGAAGAtgcagagaaagagaaagagaaagagataaTCTCAACGGTGAAAGAGGAATTCGCGATGGGGATGATTGAGGCGAAGACATGGTCCCACATGATCGACTCCAAAATCCCCAAATTGCCCCCCATGACTCCGGTCATTACGCCGCCGGGTGAGCCGGAGACGATCGACGCTTGGGAGATGATGGAGGGGCTCGAGGACTCCAGCCCCCTCCGCGACGCCCACTTCCGCAGCTTCTCCTTCCACGTCGGCGCCGCCGACGATCAGCCGACACCGCGCGTCAAGGAAatcagcggcggcggcgggagcAGCAGCAGCGACGGCGACACCGAGACGAGCTCCAACGACACCTCAATCGCCTCCGAATTCGACACCGGCGTAATCGCGACGCTGCGGAAGGCGCTGGAGGATCTCCCTCCGGCGAATCCGTTCCACCTCCGTGCAatcggagaagaagaaaaacagagcGAAAAGGAGAAGTATAAATTGATCGTGTATTTCACGAGCTTGCGCGGCGTGAGGAAGACGTACGAGGATTGCTGCCACGTCAGAGTGATGCTGAAGGGATTAGGGGCGAAGGTCGACGAGAGGGACGTGTCGATGCACTCCGGCTTCAAGGAGGAGCTCAAGACGGCGCTGCTGGCGGCGGAGGCCGGCGGCATTGGCCTCCCTAGTGTCTTCCTCGGCGGGAAGCTTGTCGGCGGGGCCGACGAGATTCGCCGCCTCAACGAGGAAGGTATGCTGGGGAAGCTGGTGGAGAATTGCGAGCCGGCCGATGACGGAGGGCTCGCCGCCGGATGTGAAGCGTGCGGTGACGTCAGGTTCGTCCCGTGCGAGACGTGTTCGGGGAGTTGTAAAATATACCATGACGCCGATTCCGAAAAcaaagaggaagaggaagatgaagatgaagatgaagatgaagatgaagatgaagatgaagatgaagatgaagatggagATGGAAATGATGGTGAtgacgacgacggcgacgacaATGAGGAATGCGGGTTCAAGAGATGCCCCGATTGCAACGAAAACGGGCTTATACGATGCCCAATTTGTTGCGATTGA
- the LOC121769308 gene encoding binding partner of ACD11 1-like, with translation MEYSRGQYMVEVIGLPPEVSREDVYQFFINCGNIRHLQITRVSSDVSMAHVEFEDAYSVKVALFLSGSEIANQPVAISSCGTYNVDPSPSLFVEGQRSDQFVSSPGEAVTVVQQVVQTMIAKGYVLGKDALSKAKALDESHQVSSSAAAKIAEFSKRIGLTDKIQTGVQAGKGIEDKYHVYDMTKTAAVYSGKTAVAAASAVVNSSYFAKGALWVSDVLDRAAKAAADLGNKNNHVQK, from the exons ATGGAGTACTCGAGGGGTCAATATATGGTCGAAGTAATCGGACTTCCACCAGAAGTGAGTAGGGAAGACGTCTACCAGTTCTTCATCAACTGTGGCAATATCAGGCACTTACAAATCACCAG GGTGAGTAGTGATGTCTCTATGGCGCACGTTGAATTCGAGGATGCTTATTCTGTGAAAGTTGCTCTCTTTCTCAGC GGATCTGAGATTGCGAATCAGCCAGTAGCGATATCTAGCTGTGGAACGTATAACGTTGATCCATCTCCATCATTATTTGTTGAG GGACAGCGATCCGACCAGTTCGTGTCAAGCCCTGGGGAGGCGGTGACGGTGGTGCAACAAGTGGTCCAAACCATGATTGCAAAGGGGTATGTGTTGGGGAAAGATGCACTTTCCAAAGCCAAAGCATTGGATGAATCCCACCAGGTTTCATCAAGTGCAGCTGCCAAGATTGCAGAGTTCAGCAAAAGAATTGGACTGACCGACAAAATTCAGACGGGAGTGCAAGCTGGCAAAGGCATCGAAGACAAGTATCATGTCTACGACATGACTAAAACTGCAGCAGTGTATTCGGGGAAGACGGCTGTGGCGGCTGCAAGTGCTGTTGTTAACAGCTCTTACTTTGCTAAAGGGGCTCTCTGGGTTTCGGACGTCTTAGACCGCGCAGCTAAGGCTGCGGCCGACTTAGGAAACAAAAACAACCATGTCCAAAAGTAG